The genomic window CGCAACCTGCTCCACGGCTGGCTCACGGTCTGGGTGCGCGACCGCGAGCAGGCCCACCCGCGCGCGGTCTACGAGCAGGCGATCGCGCAGCGCCTGCGGCGCTACGCCGAGCTGAAGGACGCCGTGGCCGGGATCCTCTTCCTGCGCAACAAGCTCGAGGCCGAGATCCTGGAGCGGCGCGGCGAGCAGCTGCGCACGGCGGCCGACGTGCAGCGCGCGCTGCGCCGCGGCGACGAGGCGGTGGCGCTCGCGCTGGTGCGCCACAAGCAGGACCTGGCCGCCGAGCTCGAGCGGGCCGAGCGCGACCTCGGCGCGCTGCGCGACGAGGCCGAGGCCGCCAAGGAGAACCTGCTGCGCTTCCGCGAGGAGATCCGCGCTCTCGAGCGCGAGAAGGGCCGCGCGCTGGCCGTCTGGGCCGGCGCCCA from Deltaproteobacteria bacterium includes these protein-coding regions:
- a CDS encoding PspA/IM30 family protein, with the translated sequence MVFSAQTIDRPRGALGRLRNLLHGWLTVWVRDREQAHPRAVYEQAIAQRLRRYAELKDAVAGILFLRNKLEAEILERRGEQLRTAADVQRALRRGDEAVALALVRHKQDLAAELERAERDLGALRDEAEAAKENLLRFREEIRALEREKGRALAVWAGAQARRQVHAVLEGLSVEADLRALEGLREHIAKLATEGQLEAEIGA